Within the Ignavibacteria bacterium genome, the region GAAGAATAATCACCCCAGTAAAAGGTAGTTTTTGGTGGAATACAACCTAGACATATTAAACAAACAGAAAATAATATTATGCGATAGATTTTCATGGTAACACTACCTCAAAAATAGTCTGGTTATCAACGAAAATAGTTCGATCCACAATTAGCCGATTATCGCGGTAGACTTTAATGTTATGCTTACCAGGTTTTATTTCATATAGTTCAATTTCAAGATTGTTGGGTATGCGGATACCCTCATCGACAGAAAATGTAATTAGCTCTTTGTTACCAACAAATTTCAAAAAACTTTTTTCAGATTTTTGTAATATACTGGAATTGTAACCTCCACATGAGATAACTAGTAAAGAAAAAATAATAATAATGGTTAATTTCATTATCATCCTCCATTTTAATTTTCTTGAATGTAAAAGTCATTAAAATCTGTTAATGGCAGTTCACCTGAAACTTTAACACATATTGAAAATTCAGAATTTACATCACCGGGTATTAAGGAAATTACCTTCAACTGCCCAACAGATGTACCAGGAAGTTCAATTTCAAAATTTGTTTGTGGATTAATGATTTTTTTCCCCCGTTTAAATACTGTGAAGATATCACCCTCTTTTATACCCTGAAGTGTACCACCAGCGATTAAGTAAGTATCATTTTCATAAGTTAAAAGATATGAACGCCATGATTTATCAAGTAAGCGTTCGGAGATGTTGCTGACAAGTTTTGATATAGCTGCTGAGATAACTTTATCATTGAGAGTTGCATCATAAGCTGCAGTTGTTCCCATACCTAGAACCGTTTCTGATTCTGATATTGCTTCGCCCTCACCTTCTTCCGAATATATTATCTGTCCAGTATTTACCTCAATAAGTCTAACGCTAACTTTTGCATAAGCTGTCTGCTTTTTAGTTCTACTAAAAATCCCAACATCACTTGTAGCCTTTCGGCCGAACTCAGTTACAGAACCAAGTATTAAATAATCAGCAGAAATGTCAAG harbors:
- a CDS encoding curli production assembly protein CsgG; protein product: MKLSKLLLLPLIAFILLSCSSVKPPITSTLTENEPQISKTNDSKFEKRLKRKVAIARFTNETKYGQGFFYDKNEDRLGKQAMDIFSTRLASTEKFIMLERADLEYLNREKQIGNLGTLDISADYLILGSVTEFGRKATSDVGIFSRTKKQTAYAKVSVRLIEVNTGQIIYSEEGEGEAISESETVLGMGTTAAYDATLNDKVISAAISKLVSNISERLLDKSWRSYLLTYENDTYLIAGGTLQGIKEGDIFTVFKRGKKIINPQTNFEIELPGTSVGQLKVISLIPGDVNSEFSICVKVSGELPLTDFNDFYIQEN